The Dethiosulfovibrio peptidovorans DSM 11002 genome has a window encoding:
- a CDS encoding YbjN domain-containing protein, producing MKKFVCLLAVVILCVSACSVAFADSTTLVEKMSLQDLNGFLSEEGFRPEIKNNGNCEFKLKGLIVQMFLYDDGTSVQFHCGWSNTNVTMEDVNKWNMEWRLAKAYLDVDGDPHLELDMDLDGGITVQRLRNFMQNCSFFLDKFVSRMN from the coding sequence ATGAAGAAGTTTGTATGTCTGTTAGCTGTGGTTATCCTGTGTGTGTCGGCCTGTTCCGTCGCTTTTGCCGATTCGACGACTTTGGTGGAGAAGATGTCGCTGCAAGACCTCAACGGGTTCTTGTCCGAGGAGGGATTTCGTCCGGAGATCAAAAACAACGGAAATTGTGAGTTCAAGCTGAAGGGCCTTATCGTTCAGATGTTTCTCTACGACGATGGAACCTCCGTGCAATTTCACTGTGGCTGGAGCAACACGAACGTAACCATGGAGGATGTCAATAAATGGAATATGGAGTGGCGTCTGGCCAAGGCATATCTGGACGTCGATGGAGATCCCCATCTGGAGCTGGACATGGACCTGGACGGAGGAATCACGGTGCAGCGACTCAGAAACTTCATGCAGAACTGCTCGTTTTTTCTCGATAAATTCGTGTCAAGGATGAACTGA